Within the Medicago truncatula cultivar Jemalong A17 chromosome 4, MtrunA17r5.0-ANR, whole genome shotgun sequence genome, the region CATGTCCTTGAGCCATGGATCCAGTGGCTTACCAATGGAATAAACAATAAATCCAATCTTCCTGAGCTTACCAACATCCATAACATTCCTACCATCAAATAAAAATGCTGGCTTCTGCATATTGTCATAAATTTTTTGGTAATCGAGTTTCTTAAACTCGTCCCACTCGGTCATAATGCAAACACCGTGTGCATCTTTCACTGCCGTATAAGCATCCCAAACCACAGCCACTTGCTTTATCGAAGTTGGACTTGGTGGTTGAAGATGAGCAGGCTGTTCCTTATCGAATTTCTTCATCGACAGATCCTTTATGATCTGATCTTCGGTAACTTGAGGATCGTATATGCTCAACCTTGCCTTATCTCCCAACAAACCCTTGCACACATCGATAGCCGGTGCTTCCCTTGTATCGCCCGTGTCCTTCTTGAAAGAGAAACCAAGAACAGCAATCTTCTTAGCAGCAACTGTGTTGAACATGGACGCAACAACACGGTTCACAAACCGGCTTTTCTGATAGTCATTAACCTTAATCACCTGCTTCCAGTAATTTGCTACCACATGAAGACCATTACACTCGCATATATAGACCAAGTTCATTATATCCTTCTGAAAGCAAGAGCCACCAAAACCAACACTAGCATTCAAGAACTTAGGTCCAATCCTCGAGTCTGTTCCAATTGAGTGTGATACCTCCGAGATATCAGCACCAGTTGCTTCACATAGTGCTGACATAGCATTCACAGAAGAGATTCTCTGTGCCAAAAAGGCGTTAGCAGCAAGCTTAGAGAGCTCAGCAGACCACAAATTGGTGCAAATGATTTTCTCCTTAGGGACCCAATTAGCATAAATATCTTTCAATGTTTCTATAGCCTTTTGTCCTTCTGGTGTCTCCCTACCTCCGATAAGGACACGATCCGGGCTGAAAAGGTCTTTGATTGCCGTACCTATTACAGATAAAATTGGTACATAGTTAGTTAAGAAgattacaaaattaaataaccTAACTAACTATTTCAGGAATTGTACCCTCAGCAAGAAATTCAGGGTTTGACAGAAtagtgaaattgatttttttcctaTTATGAGTCAGAATCCTCTCAATTGCTTCAGCTGTTCTAACAGGTACAGTTGATTTTTCAACCACAATTTTGTCCGATTTAGAAACATCGGCA harbors:
- the LOC11440905 gene encoding UDP-glucose 6-dehydrogenase 1, with product MVKICCIGAGYVGGPTMAVIALKCPKIAVTVVDISAPRINGWNSDHLPIYEPGLEAVVKECRGRNLFFSTEVEKHVAEADIVFVSVNTPTKTHGLGAGKAADLTYWESSARMIADVSKSDKIVVEKSTVPVRTAEAIERILTHNRKKINFTILSNPEFLAEGTAIKDLFSPDRVLIGGRETPEGQKAIETLKDIYANWVPKEKIICTNLWSAELSKLAANAFLAQRISSVNAMSALCEATGADISEVSHSIGTDSRIGPKFLNASVGFGGSCFQKDIMNLVYICECNGLHVVANYWKQVIKVNDYQKSRFVNRVVASMFNTVAAKKIAVLGFSFKKDTGDTREAPAIDVCKGLLGDKARLSIYDPQVTEDQIIKDLSMKKFDKEQPAHLQPPSPTSIKQVAVVWDAYTAVKDAHGVCIMTEWDEFKKLDYQKIYDNMQKPAFLFDGRNVMDVGKLRKIGFIVYSIGKPLDPWLKDMPAVA